In Juglans microcarpa x Juglans regia isolate MS1-56 chromosome 1S, Jm3101_v1.0, whole genome shotgun sequence, the genomic stretch AATAAGGTCGAACAGCTTTCGGGCATAGGAAAGGTTTGGGATGTTAAGGAGCCCAACGATGAGTGTTTTGGCGTGGTCTATGCCATTTCTTAGAGTATAGGCGTGGATTTGCTTCAGTTGGTTCATAACAACCCTGTTCTATGTGATGTTCCAATAATGGAATGGTGGGATTTTCGACAACCAGGGTTGGAGAATCAGGGATTTGACATTTACGAGTTGACATGTTGTTTcatcccactctctctctctctctctctctctcgtttgaACAAAATGTTGAAGTCTATAAAAGCGTTGAGATCTGGAGCCAATATCGTCCTCTCCGTTTGTCACTGACTCACTATCATGTATGCTGCTTACAGAGAGAGAATGTAGTATAGCAGTTTGTGTTAGGTGTATGGTCCTACGTGAAGCCGGTCTATACAATTTATTACGATTGGAAAAGAGTTGATGTATCCCATAAAAGTTATcgattcctttattttttttatttaattgttaagaaattatttttaaatgagtttgtggatttttttattttttttaaatgttaaaaatgatttaaaaaaatacttaaaaaacacaaaataaaaaaatatattttgcacttgtcaataaaaaatcttgAGACCACCTCTCATAGCCCTAACAGTACCCATTACGATTTGACATGACAAGATTGAATTTGCAAACTTCACATGTTAGTGAAATTTGatctataaaatttaaattttcagctaatttataaatagaatttcttgTCCATATACAAAGTAAAGCTTAATTTATTATATGGTattttgcaaaattttgaaTCCATGAGGCATGAACACAATAAGAAGggctatttatcattttcaaatttaattatctgTCCTTTTAGCGTTTACCATATGTAGCAGATTGAATTAAAAGTGACGAAAGTGCTAatatgaccaaaaaaaaaaaagaggctcTTGCTATTGAAGTTGGAAACAATTGTTAAGATCCAAACAGAAAATTATCCAGAAAATTTTTTCCAGACCATGATACCATAGCATTGTCCAATCCAATATGTTTTGCCGTGGAATATCCCAAATTGCTTACATGTAATGAAATCTGAAGGACTTTGAGATAGGGGAGGGCAATGGCGCAAACAGTGGGGCCTTGCCCCTACCACCTTGCCCTGCCCACGTATGGGCAGACTTGCAGGGGCGGGACGGGGTTGGGCCTTGTCCactccatttatatatatatatatatatatatatatatagaaaacaaaACTTAAACTTATAGCAGAACACCACCGTTTTGGGTATTTCTAAAACGGTGTTGTTTTACTATAAGACTAAAATTCCTCCCAACTCTCACTCTCACAAACCTCTTCCactctaaattttttctctTGCTCGTCCTCTCTCTCGACCGAAATACTCTCAATCGTCACATCCTCTCTCTCGCAGAGCACCGTTGTCgttgcacactctctctcataCGTAGTACATTTTGTAACTATCCCTGATCCCTTCTACGGATTGCGTCTTGATGTTTGGATTTGGAGAATGTGATTGATGAATGGATTTGGAGGATGAGATTATGATTTGTATGCTGTGGAGATTTGtgtctttttttcttgactATGACTATCTAGAAGTTCAGTCTGAACcccaaaattaatttaggatttcaGATTGTACCCCTacgctgtgtttggatgttgaactgaacttaattctttataaatagtagcgAGTTAAGTAGTTGAGGGAATTATGTGGAGCCtatctaaactgaatttaaagtgtgtttggatgttaagatgagtttagtactttttatgggaagttgaaaaaggttatgagtctcacatgtaagaaggttttgagttgaaatgagtttagtaatttgaaagttagatgtttagatgttaaactcagcttaaaattagactgagctcagctgagtcttgcaaccaaatgcagcaaattaatttagggtttcaaaccAAATTCCTAATTTATGTCTAGATGTTTTGGGGCTTCAATTTTGAAATCTCTAATTTAATTTAGGATTTCAGATTGAAActctaaattagtttaggggtttcaaaattaaaactcctaacagtttggggtttcaattttgGAACCCTTAAcataaattaggattttggattgaaaccctaaacgaATTTACGTGTTCAATTTGTTTTACAATATTGAAACCTTTAAATTAAATTTGGCGTTTCAAtattggatttaaaaaattggtgGATGGGAGTAGTGGGAAGATAACATTGAAGGGGTATGCTAAATATAATCTGGAGGAGTGTAGGAGATACCTAACTAATATGGTGGTAGTAGATGAGCTGCCATTTTGATTTGTGGAGGGTGAAGGGTTCCAAGCATTCTCTAAATACTTGGAACCTAGGTTTAGAGTATGCTTGGAACCTAGGTTTAACATTCCTCCTCGCCACACGATAGCGAAAGATATTATGAAACTATACGGTGTACATAGAAAACTATtaagaaaccaattgaggggtCAAAGAGTTTGCTTCACGACCGATACATGGACATcagtctaaaattttaattatatgttttttacggCACATTTTATAGATTCTGATCggcaattaaacaaaaaaagtcTCTAGTTTTGTCAACTTGTCAATCACAAGAGTGAGACCATTGGGAAGACCTTAGAGGCCACGATAGATGAGTGGGGGTTGGAGAGGGTTGTGATAGTAACGATTGACAATGCCTCTTCTAACGAAACCGTTTTGAGATATCTTAAGAATAAGTTTAAAGAGGACAATAAGGCAATGATAGGTGGTAATTGTTTACATGTGAGATGTGttgcacatattctgaatcttattaTGATCAACGGTTTGAAAGATGTGCATGATTCGGTTCCAAGGGTTAGAACTACGGTGAGGTTTGTGAGATCCTCATCGGCACGACTTGATAAATTCAAGGTTGTTATAAGGGCTCCGAGTATTAAATGCAAGAAAGGGTTGTGTATTGATGTTCCTACAAGATGAGACTCAATCTTCTTGATATTGGAAACTGCTCAGGAGCTTAAAAAGGCCTTTAAATTATTAGGTGAGGAGGACGTACAATATGTCAACTATTTTAGTGATGAGGGAGAATTGGGCaagcctaatgatgatgattgggtAGTTATTGGGgtttttgtacaattttttaaacttttctacGAGGTCACAACTACCATTTCCGGTTCTTTGTTCATTATATCCAATGACTTTTCTCAACAAGTATGTCAGGTGAAAgaataattagattaaatgtgTGGTAGTGACCAAACACGGTTACGAGAAATGACAATAAGCATGCAGGTTAAGTATGACAAATATTGGGAGATTTGAGTAggttaaatattttactataatggCTATTGCTCTTGACCCCTAGTACAAAATTGATGGTATGGTGTATGGATTGGCATTGGCATTGGTGAACGAGAAGGCATGGGCGGATTATATTATGGTAAGGGTTAGGGAAACCCGTAAGAGATTTTTTGCTGAGTTTGTCACACTCAGATGTGGTAATATTCcgacacctacacctacacctacaacATCGCCTCCTCCCAAGTCGGGATGAGGAAAAAGCAAAGATTAGGGTGGGGTGAGAGGGGTAGGTTGCCAAGTTTCGTCGGCCTTCAGACACAAAATTGAAGTTGGATAGGTACTTGGCAGTGGAGATGAACCCATTTACATAGGGTTTGATATATTGTCTTGGTGGAAGGTCAATGTCATCAAGTATCTCATCCTTGGAGACATAACCCGCAGTATTTTGGTCATCCCTATTACTATCGTAGCCTCAAAGTCAGCCTTTAGCACCAAAGGACGCATATTGAATCCATTTTAGAGTTTATTGTCTCTTATCACTGTGAAGGCATTGATTTACACTCAAAATTTGATCAAAGGGAAGCCAATTCATATTTTGGATGTGATAGACTATGTGGAGATTGAGGAGGAGACGAGTGGTAATCAGCTTGCATCCAATAATCGCTCTTACATTTGATATTACTATAATATTGcttttacttataatatattatgttattacatatattcaaatttaattgttgtagggACAACTTCTACAAATGCACCTACATCTACATCAACTGCAATATGAATTCGTAGTTCGATCCACCATTACCCATTGGTTTGTATAATGATTATCTTATTTATTCGTAGtatgtttataatatttattgtttgtaattctaattagttttcttatatttttttcaacttttatagtCTCATTGTTACATGCCCAATCCCAGTgatctcaatctcatcttgatttataattttttttttttttttacttttgtcacatatttatataatatttgtatttatgatttttttttttttttttttccaggttTTATAGTCTCACACCCTCACTTGCTCAAGTTCCAACCCTAATCCCAAATCCCCAATCCCGTAATCTGCAATCATTGATAGTCTCACTTGGTTTGTACTTGTAGTTTTAtgttgttaaattttttatatatgtatatatcattattatattgtttataattttaatttgttttcatattaATGTTTCAGGTTTTATAATCTCAGTCTCACTTGCCCACTACTCCCAAATTCTGATTTCAAGACTCAAAGTCATCTTGCTAGCCTCTAGATacagtttgtaatattgtaatattattcatttcaattttttgacaatttgtattattgtaatagtttagaatactttatttttattttttatgctttaACAACCTTTTGTTTAATTCTATGTTATatgtaaattgtaaaatatagttttaaaatatgtgcCCAAAATGGTCCAAAAAGAGGTTCTAGCCCAGCGCCCATTTGGGCTGGAAAAGGAGCTGACGGACCAGGGGTCCAAATCTAAATCTTCCCCCCATCACCCAAATGGGGGGCCCCGCTCCTTGGGTGCTAGGCCGGTTCCCAGGAGGAACCTCATCCCCACCAAGGCGAGGGCAGGGTGCAGGAAGAGGTATCTCCGCACCCCTACTTTGAGGTACATGTATATCATCTAAACAGATTTATGTGTCTCTGCTATCTGATTACTGTGATTGCAAACCTCTCAACCAAAGGTTTTGGaactaacaaaaaaaacaaaaaaaaatgcaatacatTTGGCTTGTCAATAACACAAGCTGTAAATAAGCAAATCAGAAAGCCTCTGTCTGAGCTATGGATGCAAGAAGCTATTTTATTGAGGGGTGGAGAGAAGTAACACGTCTAAGTTGGCCATGTAGTATTGGCTCAAATCAGAGGGGAACTGAATGTGCATATTGGCTTGCCACACACAAAAAAACCATAACCCAATTTAGGTCGAGTTTCATTCTCAAAGCGCTATTGATTTGGACGCCCAAAGTCCAAATAAATAGGGTCTTAATTTAggtaagaagaaaatgaaagacagATTCAAGATAAGACCTTATTCTTTACTATCTTACACCTGTTTTCCTTGTACACAAGAATCAAAGAATCCACTAACGGCAAAGAAAGAATtcaattctaataaaaatagtCTCACTTCGACTCAAATCATCAGTTGTTGGTGGCATAGATTGgcttttcttcttcatgtgcTGAACCAAGCAAGTATTGATATGCAGATAGAAGACATCCTGCGCTGTTTGACATAAGCCACTGTTGCTTTGCTACCTCTCCAAAGGCCCGGTTTCTGGGAAATAAAAGCACATATCAGATTTAGACTACCTTGGGCGCATCAAGCTCTAACTCCTTATGGACGAATCAAACTCTGTACTTTAGATCATATGGTCAATCTGGTTTGTCTTAGCTGCAGTATAGCGTGCCTAGTAACAACAGCAGGGAAAAGAGGTTTGCTTTGCCCTCTATGCGAAGGTTCCCATGCTTAGCCGTGCTCGTCTTCCTGCCTGCATCTTTGTGATGATTCTTGCAAAATTAAAAACGCATTAAATCAAGTTTTGCGTCTGATCTTCAACTCCTTGATCCTCTAGAAATATGAAGATTGATCATGAAGTACATTTAAGTGAGCAAGTATTCTTGCTGCCAGAGACTTTATGCTGCCACTTCCTCTCTGTGTTAAGTCAACTAAGGGCATCTGAGCTGAGGCTCcatatttcaatttcaactcCACCAGCCGAAAAATCCTTTCTAAAGCATGTAGAGCCTTCTCCTGCAAACTGGAGGAAGGCGAACCAAGGAATTTTATCATTGGTGGTATAGCATTTGCTTCTGCAAGCACCTTACTGCCACTCTGCAGCCTCTCACCTTCAATTAAAGTTAATAGTGCATTTAAAGAAGCCTCACAAGCTCCAGGATCTGGTTCTGAAAGAATTCTCACTAGAGGTCTCACAGCATCAGCCTCTATGAGACAAAATGATGATTCAATGCTACAGATTCCTCCATGAACCAGGCAGACAGTTTCTAGAGGAGCAGATAAGCACCAGAACCCCCTTCGCTTTGGAATTGACCTGCTCAGCTGAAGAGAACTCTCCGAAAATTGATAAAGACAGATCGCAGCACGTTTCTTGGTCAAGGTGGTTCCCAACTCTAGCATTTGTACCAACAAGGGTATAATGCCAGTTTGAGCTAAACTCTTTTGCCATTCTAAATTTGTTGGGACTGTGAAACGACATATCGCTCCAACAGCATTTTCCATCAACTTATTTTTATGGGAATTTTTCTGCTTAGAATTGTGAATATGATAGAAAATTACTGGAAGTGCCCCGGCATCTAGAAGCCACTGAGTGATCTGGGGGATTTCTGGCAGGTTGGAGATAATGCCCATTGCAGAAGcaatctcttcttcatctttagAAGATTTGATGATCCTGAGTAAAGTCTCAATGCATTTCTGATTGACATGCTCTAGGATAGTGGCTTCATCTTCACCCTCTGCCAAAAAATTGAATAGCTTTACAGCATCTGCCCGTACACTTGGGTTATCAAGCTCACACAAGTGAACCAAAACTTGCACAGCTGAGCACTGTAAATGTAATTGAACCAGTTAATGCTAATATAATGTATCGCACAGAAAGATTACACCAAGAATAAGTTAGCACTTGATATGATATACAACTGGAAGACGCACCACATTCCCCATCTTCATATGGGGAGAGGAAGTAATGTGGCCTATGTGCTgtcagaaaaaggaaaatcaataaTAAGAAAGAAACCCCGGTGACAAGTCAACAAAAGGGTTAAAATTGGTGCTTATATCACTAGGAAAAATATCTTCTAGCTATTCTTTTGGAAGATTCATTTCGTAATCCTAAAAAGTACAATGCCCTAAAGCAAGTAGTTCGAACTTTTTGGAAGCCAGGGGAAGAATGGTTTTCAACAGCAATTGTCATTtgtacaaacaaaaacaaattgtgCATATCGTTGTGCACACGCACACACAGAAGGTGGGGGCAGAGAATAAAAATGAGCAAAAGATTCAATTTATGTAATATCACCTTATTAAGCATCAAAGCCATTGCTGACAGTTGACTGCATGCACTTACAATTGGGAATTGACTTGACCCAGAATATTAAACAGATCTGGTGTTCATATACTTGGTCTCATCATTTATGTTGAttcattttattgatttaaGGCATTCTAGAACCATCTTTTCTCTCATCACAGGAAAGCTTTAAGGTAGGTCATTTCCTTCAAGGCCTTTTTGAACCTTAGGACCACACTGCCAAGCTTTCCTTACACTAGCCAACCTTCGGCAGTATCTCACTATTGATTTTTCTAGAACACATCTACCTTTTGTTTGGCAAGTTGTTCTGGCAGGAAACCATTTCTCATTggaaaataaaagcaaatttgCAACATATATGTATACCTGTGTTAATTTAGTCTTGATGTTTGTGGCAGAAGGGGATTGGCACAAGGCCTGGAAGGTTTGCATAATGCTTTGTTGTATATCAGGTCCTGTCAAGTTGATTAAAGAGAATAGTCTGAAAATATCGTCATCAGAATCCAACAATGAAACTGGAATCTGGCTAGATTCTTGAGACATGGTTGATACAGCTAGATGCATAATTGTGCCAGCTGCATGTTCACGCAGACTAGGTGATGAACCATGATGGAAGAGAACATCGAGTAATGGGTGCACTACACCTTCTCTAATCATCTGCAGACCATTTTTTGATAAACTTGAGAGGTTCCGAAGAGCTTTAAAAGCTACTTCTCGCAGCTGAGTGTTGCCATGCAAGGCAGAGTGAAGAAGTGGACCTAGAGCATCTGCTTCGAGCAAAGATTCTTTATTGTGGTCTGTCAACTCCATTTCTGCCAAAGCTGTTgccataatcatttttacatCTTCTGGTCCTGCATAATAGAAGGAAACAAGTTACAGCGCAACTGCATATCTTTATGCATAAGCATAACCCTTCGACAAACAAGAGGAGGCCAAATAACTTTCCAGCTATTCCTTTCATTATGTCATGGAAACCATCCAGATGAAAGATCCACTTGATAATTCTTTTGCTTGATTACCTATTCATCCAGGATAACTATCTTTTATGCTCTTCTGATCAAGACACTCTGCTGGAAGGGAATGACTACAACAGAATGCGCTTTAAATAACTGAAAACTTTAGATTAACATGAAAAGGGCCCGTGATTCGTAGTCGACTTATTCGAGTATCCAGAATAGAACTGTTGTATTCATAAATTCATATTGTGAAAACTTCAAAATACAATATGAGGGATTTCCTATTATACAAAAAGAGGTATAAATAAATGTTCTTTCACAAGAACATTCATGACAAACCGAGTGACagttcattaaaataataacctGTGGAGAGACGCTGCAGTAAATGCTTAAAATGATTTGCCTTTGCCATCTGTATAACATTCTGATCGGAGAATGAGAGATTATCCAACAGCACCTGGGCATCTCGGGCAGCTTGACTGTCATCGCTGCTTGACATGGTCACCAAGAGCAATATGCAACCTTGAACCTTTCCTATACAATCTCTTACCAAATTACATTTTGATAATTCCAACAGTAATGCCACTGCTAACTTTCTCTCAGCAACACGACGCCCAAGTGATCGAACAATAAATTCAATAGCATTATCAACTCCTGCAATTCTTTcctgcatatttttttttttttgtggttgagaaaattgaaatctatgaaaATAATCAGCATTTGTCATTAAATGAATCATATTGCAGTTTTTTACCAAAGGAACCATACAGCACAAGGGGATATCTAGAGAGTATTGGAGTGAATTAGATTTGGCACTTTGAGGGGTACCAATTCAGAAACAGAAATGTCGGCAATAATTTATCGATAGCTACTTATCATGTACCAATATTTACTACGATGAATAACTGTTGGGCCCAATTTGCACGTGTATAAATTCAAACGGTTAGTTCCATCCTTAACTCCTCTAGACTAAATTTTTCACTCTTTCAACCAactaatatgataaaattaattccAGGATTATATGGAGATAAGAGGCAATAGTTTTGTTATCTGAG encodes the following:
- the LOC121246488 gene encoding U-box domain-containing protein 24-like — protein: MAVNVITSASSVPASEVLSQAVEGILEIVIAANDVLVKKDSFKELATYLERVVPILKELNRKNVSDSESLNNAVEILNRKIRAAKQLTLECSKRNKVYLLMNCRTIVKRLEDTVQEISRALSLLPLASLDLSSGINEEIGVLCDNMQRAEFKAAIAEEEILEKIESGIQERNVDRSYANKLLVLIANVVGISTDRSALKKEFEEFKNEIENARLRKNEAEAIQMDQIIALLERADATSSPEEKEIKYYTKRKSLGSQRLEALQSFYCPITRDVMMDPVETSSGQTFERCAIEKWFADGNRLCPLTMTPLDTSVLRPNKTLRQSIEEWKDRNTMITIASIKPKLKSEEEEEVLNSLEQLQDLCEQRDLHREWVVLENYIPVLIQCVGAKNRDIRNHALVILCILAKDSDDAKERIAGVDNAIEFIVRSLGRRVAERKLAVALLLELSKCNLVRDCIGKVQGCILLLVTMSSSDDSQAARDAQVLLDNLSFSDQNVIQMAKANHFKHLLQRLSTGPEDVKMIMATALAEMELTDHNKESLLEADALGPLLHSALHGNTQLREVAFKALRNLSSLSKNGLQMIREGVVHPLLDVLFHHGSSPSLREHAAGTIMHLAVSTMSQESSQIPVSLLDSDDDIFRLFSLINLTGPDIQQSIMQTFQALCQSPSATNIKTKLTQCSAVQVLVHLCELDNPSVRADAVKLFNFLAEGEDEATILEHVNQKCIETLLRIIKSSKDEEEIASAMGIISNLPEIPQITQWLLDAGALPVIFYHIHNSKQKNSHKNKLMENAVGAICRFTVPTNLEWQKSLAQTGIIPLLVQMLELGTTLTKKRAAICLYQFSESSLQLSRSIPKRRGFWCLSAPLETVCLVHGGICSIESSFCLIEADAVRPLVRILSEPDPGACEASLNALLTLIEGERLQSGSKVLAEANAIPPMIKFLGSPSSSLQEKALHALERIFRLVELKLKYGASAQMPLVDLTQRGSGSIKSLAARILAHLNVLHDQSSYF